Proteins from a single region of Candidatus Zixiibacteriota bacterium:
- a CDS encoding WYL domain-containing protein: MNKSGRLLYILSLLRNNKSLDARKLAKMCGVTERTIYRDLTTLSEANIPIFYHNGYKLASETFLPPLNFSIDEYLMLRSALMASPLMENHPNRKTAEILLSKLNAVINGNIPLNLKSGDILSYLNPSSSDKFSRDAARIFAELENAAINDFQVDLQYENLQGKLTKRRVDPYFVVFRNHGYYLVGFCHLRRDYRTFRVSRIRDLKTTGNVFRRDRNVQAESYFSQSWEFASGKPVEFEVEFKGTAARLMKTNQYHESQKIKKMPGGKIRYTARASGLDEIARWLVRYGEEARVVSPKELRDIVKKLAGGILKRYRR, encoded by the coding sequence ATGAATAAATCAGGACGGCTCCTGTATATATTGAGCCTGCTCAGAAACAATAAATCTCTGGATGCACGCAAGCTGGCCAAAATGTGCGGCGTCACGGAACGCACTATCTACCGCGACCTGACGACCTTGTCCGAAGCCAATATCCCGATCTTTTACCACAATGGATACAAGCTGGCATCGGAGACTTTTTTACCGCCGTTGAATTTTTCGATCGATGAGTACCTGATGCTCCGCTCCGCCCTGATGGCTTCGCCTTTGATGGAAAATCATCCCAACCGCAAAACCGCCGAGATTCTTCTCAGCAAGCTCAATGCAGTCATTAACGGCAATATACCATTGAACCTGAAAAGCGGTGATATACTGAGTTACCTGAACCCGTCATCCTCGGACAAATTCAGCCGGGACGCGGCCAGGATTTTTGCCGAGCTTGAAAATGCCGCTATAAATGATTTCCAGGTCGACCTGCAATATGAAAACCTGCAGGGCAAACTGACTAAAAGACGTGTCGATCCGTATTTCGTGGTGTTTCGCAATCACGGCTATTACCTGGTCGGTTTCTGTCACCTGCGCAGGGACTACCGGACTTTCAGGGTGTCACGGATTCGTGATTTAAAAACGACCGGCAATGTCTTCAGGCGTGACCGCAATGTGCAGGCGGAAAGCTATTTTTCTCAGAGCTGGGAGTTCGCGAGCGGAAAACCGGTCGAGTTCGAGGTAGAGTTCAAAGGCACCGCGGCCCGTTTGATGAAAACCAATCAGTACCACGAGAGCCAGAAGATCAAAAAAATGCCCGGTGGTAAAATCCGATATACCGCGCGAGCTTCGGGCCTGGACGAAATCGCGCGCTGGCTGGTGCGCTACGGCGAGGAAGCCCGGGTTGTAAGCCCGAAAGAACTGCGCGATATAGTCAAAAAACTGGCCGGTGGAATACTGAAAAGATATCGGCGCTGA